One segment of Castanea sativa cultivar Marrone di Chiusa Pesio chromosome 3, ASM4071231v1 DNA contains the following:
- the LOC142629787 gene encoding eukaryotic translation initiation factor 5A-2, with protein sequence MSDEEHQFESKADAGASKTYPQQAGTIRKNGYIVIKGRPCKVVEVSTSKTGKHGHAKCHFVAIDIFNGKKLEDIVPSSHNCDVPHVNRTDYQLIDISEDGFVSLLTENGNTKDDLRLPTDDNLLTQIKDGFGDGKDLVVSVMSAMGEEQICGLKDIGPK encoded by the exons ATGTCCGACGAGGAGCACCAGTTCGAGTCGAAGGCCGACGCCGGAGCTTCGAAGACGTACCCTCAGCAAGCCGGAACCATCCGCAAGAACGGTTACATTGTCATCAAAGGCAGGCCTTGCAAG GTTGTGGAGGTTTCGACTTCCAAAACCGGCAAGCACGGTCATGCAAAGTGTCACTTTGTTGCTATTGACATCTTCAATGGGAAGAAGCTTGAGGATATTGTTCCCTCATCCCACAACTGTGAT GTTCCTCATGTCAACCGTACTGACTATCAGCTGATTGATATCTCTGAGGATGGATTT GTGAGTCTGCTGACTGAGAATGGTAATACTAAGGATGACCTGAGGCTTCCAACCGATGACAATCTGCTGACGCAG ATCAAGGATGGATTTGGTGATGGAAAAGATTTGGTTGTTTCAGTGATGTCTGCTATGGGAGAAGAGCAGATCTGTGGCCTTAAGGACATCGGCCCCAAGTAA